A DNA window from bacterium contains the following coding sequences:
- a CDS encoding response regulator: MTARVLIVDDALFMRTMLRNIFVESGFDVVGEAGNGVEAVEKYRQLAPDLTTMDIVMPERNGIEALKQIVALDPGARVIMCSALGQESLIIEALDAGAR, from the coding sequence GTGACGGCTCGGGTGCTCATCGTGGACGACGCGCTCTTCATGCGCACGATGCTGCGCAACATCTTCGTCGAGAGCGGCTTCGACGTCGTGGGGGAGGCGGGCAACGGCGTCGAGGCGGTGGAGAAGTACCGGCAGCTCGCGCCGGACCTGACGACGATGGACATCGTGATGCCCGAGCGAAACGGCATCGAGGCGCTCAAGCAGATCGTGGCGCTCGACCCGGGGGCGCGGGTGATCATGTGCAGCGCGCTCGGCCAGGAGTCGCTGATCATCGAGGCGCTCGACGCGGGCGCGCGGGA
- a CDS encoding chemotaxis protein CheW — MSGAMLAATGEQARLLFFLAGGERFALDVTYVREILPPGEVTPVPFVPDTVAGIVNHRGTIFTLVRFARLAGLGADEPGAVVLLRLPEMAVGLVVAGIEGIERVSGRLVAAALPEGTAAPVAAFVRRAADAEGRLVHAVDADVLIDTIYQLPGLARAGEA, encoded by the coding sequence GTGAGCGGGGCGATGCTCGCCGCGACGGGGGAGCAGGCGCGCCTGCTCTTCTTCCTGGCCGGCGGGGAGCGCTTCGCCCTGGATGTGACGTACGTGCGCGAGATCCTGCCCCCCGGGGAGGTGACGCCGGTGCCCTTCGTCCCCGACACGGTGGCCGGCATCGTCAACCACCGCGGGACGATCTTCACGCTCGTGCGCTTCGCGCGCCTCGCCGGCCTCGGCGCCGATGAGCCCGGCGCGGTGGTGCTGCTGCGCCTGCCCGAGATGGCGGTGGGCCTGGTCGTGGCGGGGATCGAGGGGATCGAGCGCGTCTCCGGGCGGCTGGTCGCGGCCGCGCTCCCCGAGGGGACGGCGGCGCCGGTGGCGGCGTTCGTGCGCCGCGCCGCGGACGCGGAAGGGCGGCTCGTGCACGCGGTGGACGCCGACGTGCTCATCGACACCATCTACCAGCTCCCCGGCCTCGCGCGGGCCGGCGAGGCGTGA